GTTTTGGTCTAGTGCTTCCAAGGTTACTCTtccagaaatgtcttttttttccacacgaaaaaaaaaaaaaaaagaatcagctaTGAAAAGGCATGTAAGGCTGTAACTCAAGGAAAGATCTGGCAAGCAGCGCTGTGATAGTGAATTATCGTCATGCTCAGGGATGCTTTCCAGCAATTCAGTAGACAGTGCTCAGCTGCAGTGCAAAAGCCCGGGTCCTTGTCTTTGTCTGCCACTGGcctctcatgcctcagtttccccatctgtgaaacagTGGGGATTGGACCAAGTATCTGAAATCCTGTGGTTATAGGCCTTCAGGATTACCTGTTACATTTGTACTGAATGTTGCCACTGTTTCTCACTATGTCTGCTGTTTTAATAACAaggttcttcttttattttaaataggttTTGGCCCGAACTGAGACTTCaacaaaaattaagagaaaaaaggaatattttctaGATGTTCAAATCCTCTCCCTAGAGGAAAAGTTAAGTGTCGTGtttttttaatactgtttttTCGTGTGTAGATTTCTGATACTTCAATCCTTTACCCCCCACAAAACAGTTGAAGCCCATTCTTAATGGGCTTATTCATCATTTATGTAATTCATTAATGCTCATAAAAACCTCACGAGAAAGCAAGTAGTTTGATTTTATGTCAGTTTGGAAGGTGAAGATCTAAAGGAGGCATTCTGTGAGATCTACGGAGAGATTGGTACAAACATTGAATACATGTAAATTATACTCAGGGTAGACCCTATTTGTGGTTAAAATagggatatttccctttttttttctttttgactacCATGCCAGAAAAATAGGGATATTTCCTTCCTAGAGATCTGTGTGTCTTTTTTCAGAAACCTCTGTGACAGGCCCatcaatttggaaaatatttggtttttgaGCCTGTCACTCTAAATTAGTCTTTAACATTCAAAAGGCAAATAACTGATTACCAGGAGGCACATTGTTCTGCTCCGTGAGTGTCAGGCACTGGGAAGGTGTAGATTGTCTAGAATGATGGGGATTCCGACGCCCCAGTCCTGTGTGATTGTGGCGAGGGTGCGTCTGCCGTGAGAATTCCGCATTCTGAAGAGAGCAAGGAGACTGACCCCGCGTAGTCCGAGCCACTGGCTCCCCTGTTGGTCTTATGGAGCTCCCCCTGCCCCACTCCTTCCTGCCTGCATCTTCCAGCTCACACTTTCCCTGCGGCTGGGAAGGTAATTGAATACTCGAGTTTAAAAGGAAAGCACATCCTTTTAAACTAAAACGCACCTGCTGGGCTGTAAACAGCTTTTAGTGACATTACCATCTACTCTGAAAATCTAACAAAGGAGTTATTTGTGCAGTTGAAAGTAGGATTTGCCTCATAAAAGTCAcaatttgaattcatttttacttttaaatccaGCCAACCTTTTCTGTCTTAAAAGggggatcaaaaaaaaaaaaaaaaaaaaaaaaaaaacccaaaacattcGCCAGGGTTCTTGCTGCCTCTAACCTCAGGCAGATGAATTCCTAGTTGGCTGTGACTTTTGGTTTAAGTAGAAGGTtgaggaggaaaatgaaattaattctTTTGTTATCTAAAGGAAAACATGTTTGAAAGCGTCTTGGCGGCGTTGGCTGGTGGTGTATAACGCCAGTTCTGTCTCTGCAGAATTAAGGTGAAAAGCACTGAAGTTGAGATCCTAGAGAAGTCGCAGATTGAAGCCATTGCCTCCTCGTTAGGTAAGAGCGGATTTCTAAGCGGCCATTAGGTTCTCATAAAATAAGAGGTCATTTGGGAGAATGTGAAGGCTCA
This Rhinopithecus roxellana isolate Shanxi Qingling chromosome 8, ASM756505v1, whole genome shotgun sequence DNA region includes the following protein-coding sequences:
- the PWWP3A gene encoding PWWP domain-containing DNA repair factor 3A isoform X4, which codes for MMADAKYVLCRWEKRLWPAKVLARTETSTKIKRKKEYFLDVQILSLEEKIKVKSTEVEILEKSQIEAIASSLGNANPLS